The proteins below come from a single Sorghum bicolor cultivar BTx623 chromosome 4, Sorghum_bicolor_NCBIv3, whole genome shotgun sequence genomic window:
- the LOC8071780 gene encoding uncharacterized protein LOC8071780 → MGRGRGRGKKLTTVRSHEDKGSSGEEVVPAKKRRGRPQKRFANKIDQADVENFVEKVDGDQEEVDDAKLKNSAAAGGNKRGRPLKEGSNIVIEDNNSIIRSSSDESTRTNGFRQIGSRRKNKPRRAAEAGLECK, encoded by the coding sequence atgggtagaGGAAGAGGGAGAGGGAAGAAGCTAACCACTGTCAGGAGCCATGAAGACAAAGGTAGCAGTGGTGAAGAAGTTGTGCCTGCAAAAAAGAGGAGGGGAAGGCCCCAAAAGCGCTTCGCCAATAAGATCGATCAAGCAGATGTTGAAAATTTTGTAGAAAAGGTCGATGGCGACCAAGAAGAAGTTGATGATGCCAAGCTGAAGAACAGCGCTGCAGCCGGTGGTAACAAGAGAGGCAGGCCGCTGAAAGAGGGCTCTAATATTGTCATAGAAGATAACAATTCCATTATTCGATCAAGCAGTGATGAATCAACAAGGACCAACGGATTCAGGCAGATTGGGAGCCGGCGGAAAAACAAGCCCCGGCGAGCAGCAGAGGCAGGATTAGAATGCAAGTGA